Proteins found in one Tsukamurella paurometabola DSM 20162 genomic segment:
- a CDS encoding phthiocerol/phthiodiolone dimycocerosyl transferase family protein → MEQLHGLSIDQGTAIAQVHVVTGHGAEQAVYLLVHHALADGHHALALLHELWTAYTAIVAGGDGDLAERPDFPVALEDMLAERGYPSEPLIDPAAAEPAPTVTTATSAGHDNAGAGSGVPALTRAQLSAAETTALIDYGHRTGRTVNQLVSAAFIAATAAVRGIGTTRVLYGYPVDLRRRLGEPAAGFTDVTNALGMAFFQAETEEPSLDELAAQVGARLAGDLEAGLVQRPMSMAAGPMGAGGALPEDCAVAVITNWGPVPHLPTPEGLSLSEFYPAFHLEVPDGPGAADWAAMAAKMVFAIVSSFDGRLNVDLSGGDNPTPLATEVLRNLRAFTLAD, encoded by the coding sequence ATGGAGCAGTTGCACGGACTGTCGATCGACCAGGGCACCGCGATCGCCCAGGTTCACGTCGTGACCGGCCACGGCGCCGAGCAGGCGGTGTACCTGCTGGTGCATCACGCGCTCGCCGATGGCCACCACGCCCTCGCTCTGCTGCACGAGCTGTGGACCGCGTACACCGCGATCGTCGCAGGTGGCGACGGCGACCTCGCGGAGCGTCCGGATTTTCCCGTAGCGCTGGAGGACATGCTCGCCGAGCGCGGCTATCCGAGCGAGCCGCTGATCGACCCCGCGGCCGCCGAGCCGGCCCCCACAGTCACCACCGCGACCTCAGCTGGACACGACAACGCAGGGGCGGGTTCAGGTGTGCCCGCGCTGACTCGGGCACAACTCTCCGCAGCGGAGACAACGGCACTCATCGATTACGGCCACCGCACCGGTCGCACCGTGAATCAGCTGGTATCGGCAGCCTTCATCGCCGCCACCGCCGCCGTCCGCGGGATCGGCACGACGCGCGTGCTCTACGGCTATCCCGTCGACCTGCGTCGACGCCTGGGTGAACCGGCCGCCGGATTCACCGATGTCACCAATGCGCTCGGCATGGCCTTCTTCCAGGCAGAGACCGAGGAGCCGAGTCTGGATGAGCTGGCCGCCCAGGTGGGCGCACGGCTCGCCGGCGATCTCGAGGCGGGGCTGGTGCAGCGACCGATGTCGATGGCCGCCGGCCCGATGGGGGCGGGCGGCGCCCTTCCCGAGGATTGCGCCGTCGCGGTGATCACAAATTGGGGTCCGGTGCCCCACCTTCCGACACCGGAGGGCCTGTCGCTCAGCGAGTTCTACCCCGCGTTCCACCTGGAGGTACCGGACGGACCGGGCGCCGCCGACTGGGCGGCGATGGCCGCCAAGATGGTCTTCGCCATCGTCTCCTCGTTCGACGGCCGCCTCAACGTGGACCTGTCCGGTGGCGACAATCCCACACCCCTCGCCACCGAGGTCCTCCGAAACCTGCGCGCGTTCACGCTGGCGGACTGA
- a CDS encoding DUF4032 domain-containing protein gives MTAPDIRLRFMSPGLLLLPWDRPLAQWSVPDVPLRDIAVGVSRNLVKFVETDGDVWAVKQLSVESAEREYRVLRRLQELELPAVRPAGVVRQAGGRALLVTRYLSGSWQYRRLFMRLPLDEPKHRARLLDAMASLMVELHRHGIFWGDCSLANTLFCRDGQVLQAQLVDAETSEIHAALSDGQRGYDLDILVENVAAGFFDICERLGQSEMADGLIAEARGIRRRYERLWAILHDEPVVGYSDRFHIDGKIRQLNDLGFAVEELTLNPVEGSADDLRVRVAVGDRRLHSNRLLRLTGLEAGEGQARILIGDIQGYQAQLCMEFGQDVDESTAARLWMTEVAMRGMHVAHEAVGGRGSAVQAYCDLLEIRWLLSERAGRDVGTDVALAALSREGAPEGSAARLAVIETPTSPLPIVEIDTDGA, from the coding sequence GTGACCGCCCCCGATATCAGACTGCGGTTCATGTCCCCTGGGCTCCTGCTCTTGCCCTGGGACCGTCCGCTCGCGCAGTGGAGTGTGCCCGACGTGCCGCTGCGCGACATCGCGGTCGGTGTGAGCCGGAACCTCGTGAAGTTCGTCGAGACCGATGGTGATGTGTGGGCGGTGAAACAGCTGTCGGTCGAGTCGGCGGAGCGCGAGTACCGAGTTCTGCGGCGCCTGCAGGAGTTGGAGCTCCCCGCCGTGCGGCCGGCGGGAGTGGTCAGGCAGGCGGGCGGCAGGGCGCTGCTGGTGACGCGGTACCTGTCCGGATCGTGGCAGTACCGCAGGCTCTTCATGCGGTTGCCGCTGGACGAACCGAAGCATCGAGCGCGGCTGTTGGACGCGATGGCGAGTCTCATGGTCGAGCTGCACCGACACGGAATCTTCTGGGGCGATTGCTCACTCGCCAATACGCTGTTCTGCCGCGACGGCCAAGTCCTGCAAGCGCAGCTCGTCGACGCGGAGACGAGCGAGATCCATGCCGCGCTCAGCGACGGCCAGCGCGGATACGACCTCGACATCCTCGTCGAGAACGTCGCCGCCGGCTTCTTCGACATCTGCGAACGCCTCGGGCAATCGGAGATGGCGGACGGCCTGATCGCCGAAGCGCGTGGGATCCGGCGCAGATACGAACGGCTCTGGGCGATCCTGCACGACGAGCCCGTCGTGGGCTACTCCGATCGGTTCCACATCGACGGGAAGATCCGCCAGCTCAACGACTTGGGGTTCGCGGTGGAGGAGCTGACGCTCAACCCCGTTGAGGGCTCGGCCGACGACCTGCGGGTGCGCGTCGCGGTCGGCGATCGGAGATTGCACTCCAATCGTCTGCTGAGGCTCACGGGTTTGGAGGCCGGAGAAGGCCAGGCGCGCATCCTGATCGGTGACATCCAGGGATACCAGGCCCAGCTGTGCATGGAATTCGGGCAGGACGTGGACGAGTCGACAGCCGCGCGATTGTGGATGACCGAGGTGGCGATGCGTGGCATGCACGTGGCGCACGAGGCGGTCGGTGGTCGCGGCTCGGCTGTGCAGGCCTACTGCGATCTGTTGGAGATCAGGTGGCTGCTCAGCGAGCGTGCCGGCCGGGATGTCGGAACGGATGTCGCCCTGGCGGCGCTCTCCCGCGAGGGTGCGCCGGAGGGGTCCGCGGCGCGGCTCGCCGTCATCGAGACCCCGACCAGTCCGCTGCCGATCGTCGAGATCGATACCGACGGCGCGTGA
- the dprA gene encoding DNA-processing protein DprA, whose amino-acid sequence MTGARTRRAWAYLSRVAEPPCAPLIALIDAVGPDAAAEAVRRREFPAGFEDVAEATAARADRDRAEADLDHIEHLGGRLLTPDDGEWPEYRLAVLAARPRTPAQVHEDQWRELRPIALWMVGGGHLDDLLDRSVAMVGTRAPSGYGERVADHFAGDLAAEGFTVVSGGAYGIDGVAHRAALAAGGPTVAFVAGGLDRPYPAGHAGLFRRIAEDGAVISEYPPGTVPAKHRFLQRNRMVGTVTGGVVVIEAGLRSGTRNTATWAGHRDVPVCAVPGPVTVATSVTCHQLIRDGARLVTRPAEVIEEVGRIGELAPEREVPVHRTDGLAAGELRVYDALPARSGLPVSEIASVAGLPARAVLGHLAMLDARGLVTKDGALWRLRSPTEDR is encoded by the coding sequence ATGACCGGCGCCCGAACGCGACGTGCCTGGGCATACCTGAGCCGGGTGGCGGAGCCGCCGTGCGCGCCACTGATCGCACTGATCGACGCGGTGGGACCGGACGCCGCTGCGGAGGCGGTGCGACGCAGGGAGTTCCCCGCCGGATTCGAGGATGTCGCCGAGGCCACCGCCGCGCGCGCTGATCGCGACCGCGCCGAGGCGGATCTCGACCACATCGAGCACCTGGGCGGCCGCCTGCTGACCCCGGACGACGGGGAATGGCCGGAGTACCGCCTTGCCGTGCTGGCGGCGCGCCCCCGGACGCCGGCGCAGGTCCATGAGGATCAGTGGCGCGAACTGCGGCCGATCGCCCTCTGGATGGTCGGCGGCGGCCACCTCGACGATCTGCTCGATCGATCGGTGGCGATGGTGGGTACGCGGGCGCCGTCGGGCTACGGGGAGCGGGTGGCCGATCACTTCGCGGGCGATCTCGCCGCGGAGGGGTTCACCGTGGTTTCGGGCGGCGCCTACGGCATCGACGGCGTGGCCCACCGCGCTGCGCTCGCGGCGGGCGGACCGACGGTGGCGTTCGTCGCGGGCGGCCTGGACCGTCCCTATCCCGCGGGGCACGCCGGCCTGTTCCGCAGGATCGCTGAGGACGGCGCCGTGATCTCGGAGTATCCACCGGGCACCGTTCCCGCGAAGCACCGCTTCCTGCAACGCAATCGGATGGTGGGTACGGTGACCGGCGGGGTGGTGGTGATCGAGGCGGGACTGCGCTCGGGAACACGCAATACCGCCACCTGGGCCGGGCACCGGGACGTCCCGGTGTGCGCAGTGCCGGGACCGGTGACGGTGGCCACTTCGGTCACCTGTCACCAACTGATCCGGGACGGCGCGCGGCTGGTCACCCGGCCCGCCGAGGTGATCGAGGAGGTCGGCCGGATCGGCGAGCTGGCGCCTGAGCGGGAGGTGCCCGTGCATCGCACCGACGGTCTCGCCGCCGGTGAGTTGCGGGTCTACGATGCGCTGCCGGCGCGATCGGGTCTACCGGTGTCCGAGATCGCCTCCGTGGCCGGCCTACCCGCTCGCGCGGTCCTCGGGCACCTGGCGATGCTCGATGCCAGGGGCTTGGTCACCAAGGACGGGGCACTGTGGCGCTTGCGCTCACCGACGGAGGACCGCTGA
- a CDS encoding carbohydrate ABC transporter permease, producing the protein MTAVTRRPEGRRRARRSDDTRLALLFILPAGIGLAVFIIWPLIRGIQLSFTKYNMLTPAEFNGVENYVRMFQDPVFWHSVRVTLYFVVLNIVVQMVFALVIAVLMHRLTQSSFVRGIVLSPYLMANVVAGMLFLWILDYQMGIGNHVLEWMGLDKLAFFNDPDLAMPTIVLVNVWRHVGYTALLIFAGLQMIPATVYEAAKLDGASETAMFFRITVPLLRPILALVLIVSVIGSFQVFDTVAVTTAGGPGNATQVLQYYIYDVAFGRFQFGYAFAMSVALLVLLSVITFVQYRLTRADSSDLD; encoded by the coding sequence ATGACAGCAGTGACCAGAAGACCCGAGGGCAGGCGGAGAGCGCGACGTTCCGACGACACCCGGCTCGCTCTGTTGTTCATCCTCCCCGCGGGGATCGGGCTCGCTGTCTTCATCATCTGGCCCCTCATCCGGGGCATACAGCTCAGCTTCACCAAATACAACATGCTCACGCCCGCGGAGTTCAACGGGGTCGAGAACTACGTGCGCATGTTCCAGGACCCCGTGTTCTGGCACTCAGTGCGGGTCACGCTCTACTTCGTGGTCCTGAACATCGTGGTCCAAATGGTTTTCGCCTTGGTCATCGCCGTGCTGATGCACCGCCTGACGCAGTCGTCGTTCGTCCGCGGGATCGTGCTCTCCCCGTACCTGATGGCCAACGTGGTCGCCGGCATGCTCTTCCTCTGGATCCTCGACTACCAGATGGGCATCGGCAACCATGTCCTGGAATGGATGGGGCTCGACAAGCTGGCGTTCTTCAACGATCCCGATCTGGCGATGCCCACCATCGTGCTGGTGAACGTGTGGCGCCACGTCGGTTACACCGCCCTCCTCATTTTCGCCGGGCTGCAAATGATCCCCGCCACCGTCTATGAAGCGGCGAAGTTGGACGGAGCCAGCGAGACCGCGATGTTCTTCCGCATCACCGTTCCGCTACTGCGCCCGATCCTCGCACTGGTGCTCATCGTGTCGGTGATCGGTTCGTTCCAGGTGTTCGACACGGTCGCGGTGACGACCGCCGGCGGTCCGGGCAATGCGACACAGGTGCTGCAGTACTACATCTACGACGTGGCCTTCGGCAGGTTCCAGTTCGGCTACGCGTTCGCCATGTCGGTGGCGCTCCTGGTCCTGCTGTCAGTTATCACCTTCGTGCAATACCGATTGACGCGGGCCGACTCCTCCGACTTGGACTGA
- a CDS encoding ABC transporter ATP-binding protein has protein sequence MASVTFDQASRFYSGTDKPAVDKLDLVVEDGEFLVLVGPSGCGKSTSLRMLAGLEEVDSGAIRIGDRDVTAVPPKDRDVAMVFQNYALYPHMTVGDNMGFSLKLARRSAAEITERVAAAARLLDLTEYLDRKPGALSGGQRQRVAMGRAIVREPQVFLMDEPLSNLDAKLRVQTRSQIGALQRRLNTTTVYVTHDQVEAMTMGDRVAILKDGLLQQCASPRELYDRPINTFVAGFIGSPAMSLLSARVEGSTAFVGDLAIPMPREIAAKNNAREVTVGVRPEGWVAQENGATVAVTLVEDLGADEFVHGDLVGPETGRIIARLNTRPAPQAGTSIRLGVLPDQVHWFSSDTGLRLG, from the coding sequence ATGGCCTCAGTAACATTCGATCAGGCATCTCGCTTCTACTCGGGAACCGACAAGCCCGCAGTCGACAAGCTCGACCTGGTCGTCGAGGATGGCGAATTCCTCGTACTCGTCGGCCCTTCGGGTTGCGGCAAGTCGACGTCACTGCGCATGTTGGCGGGACTCGAGGAGGTCGACTCGGGTGCGATCCGTATCGGCGATCGTGACGTCACCGCGGTGCCCCCGAAGGACCGCGACGTGGCGATGGTCTTCCAGAACTACGCGCTGTATCCGCACATGACGGTCGGCGACAATATGGGCTTCTCGCTCAAGCTCGCTCGCCGATCCGCTGCGGAGATCACCGAGCGCGTCGCCGCGGCGGCCCGACTGCTCGACCTGACGGAGTATCTCGACCGTAAGCCCGGTGCGCTGTCCGGCGGCCAACGTCAGCGTGTCGCGATGGGGCGCGCGATCGTCCGCGAGCCGCAGGTCTTCCTCATGGACGAGCCCCTGTCGAACCTCGACGCGAAACTGCGGGTTCAGACCCGTTCGCAGATCGGGGCACTGCAGCGTCGGCTCAACACGACGACGGTGTACGTCACTCACGACCAGGTCGAGGCCATGACCATGGGTGACCGCGTCGCGATCCTCAAGGACGGCCTGCTTCAGCAGTGCGCCTCGCCGCGCGAGCTGTACGACCGGCCGATCAACACCTTCGTCGCCGGGTTCATCGGTTCGCCCGCGATGAGCCTGCTGAGCGCGCGGGTCGAGGGCTCGACTGCGTTCGTCGGTGATCTGGCGATCCCCATGCCGCGCGAGATCGCGGCCAAGAACAACGCTCGAGAGGTCACGGTCGGCGTGCGACCGGAGGGGTGGGTCGCGCAGGAGAACGGAGCGACCGTCGCCGTCACGCTGGTCGAAGATCTCGGCGCGGACGAGTTCGTTCACGGTGACCTGGTGGGTCCCGAGACGGGACGAATCATCGCGCGCCTCAACACCCGGCCGGCACCGCAGGCGGGAACGTCGATTCGGCTGGGCGTCCTCCCCGACCAGGTCCACTGGTTCTCCTCGGACACCGGCCTGCGGCTCGGCTGA
- a CDS encoding carbohydrate ABC transporter permease, whose product MTDTAIVDGAPSENRSERGAAKARIGRIGAWIVMVAVILVSVLPIYWALRTALSSNAALYAGNSSLLPADFTWDAFKRVFGLQTGQEAVDAGGSGQAIKFWQYLFNSVVVATLVTVGQVLFSAMAAYAFARLRWKYRNLVFSVFLAGLMVPSIFTYLPNFVLIKQLGLVDTLLGIALPNMLMTPFAVFFLRQFFLGISREIEEAATMDGASKVTIFRKLILPMSVAPISTLAILTYITTWNDYLWPLMVSYTDSSRVLTVALGVFKSQTPQSGPDWSGLMAATLVAALPMLILFAVFAKRIVNSIGFNGLK is encoded by the coding sequence ATGACGGATACAGCAATCGTCGACGGAGCGCCGTCGGAGAACCGTTCCGAGCGGGGAGCGGCGAAGGCCCGCATCGGCCGCATCGGTGCATGGATCGTGATGGTGGCGGTGATCCTCGTCAGCGTCCTGCCGATCTATTGGGCGCTGCGCACCGCACTGTCGAGCAATGCGGCTCTGTACGCGGGCAATTCGAGTCTGCTCCCAGCGGACTTCACCTGGGACGCGTTCAAGCGGGTGTTCGGTCTGCAGACGGGGCAGGAGGCGGTCGATGCCGGCGGATCGGGACAGGCGATCAAATTCTGGCAGTACCTGTTCAATTCGGTGGTCGTCGCCACGCTCGTCACCGTGGGGCAGGTGCTGTTCTCCGCGATGGCGGCGTATGCCTTCGCTCGGCTGCGGTGGAAGTACCGCAACCTGGTCTTCTCGGTCTTCCTCGCCGGCCTGATGGTCCCGAGCATCTTCACCTACCTGCCCAACTTCGTGCTGATCAAGCAGTTGGGCCTGGTCGATACGCTCCTCGGGATCGCCTTGCCCAACATGCTGATGACGCCGTTCGCGGTGTTCTTCCTCCGCCAGTTCTTCCTGGGCATCTCGCGCGAGATCGAGGAGGCGGCCACGATGGACGGCGCTTCCAAGGTGACCATCTTCCGGAAGTTGATCCTGCCGATGTCGGTGGCGCCGATATCGACGCTGGCGATCCTGACGTACATCACCACGTGGAACGACTATCTCTGGCCGCTCATGGTGTCGTACACGGACTCGTCCCGTGTGCTCACCGTTGCGCTGGGTGTGTTCAAATCCCAGACCCCGCAGAGCGGTCCGGACTGGTCCGGTCTGATGGCGGCGACCCTGGTGGCGGCGCTGCCGATGTTGATCCTGTTCGCGGTGTTCGCCAAACGCATCGTGAACTCGATCGGATTCAACGGACTCAAGTGA
- a CDS encoding YifB family Mg chelatase-like AAA ATPase, giving the protein MSALSKVHSVAITGIDGAVVEIEGCIGGGLPAVHLVGLPDTVLQESRDRVRAAIVNIGLKFPDTRVTLALSPATLPKVGSVYDLPLAIAILRAAERVPESLLIGSVLLGELALDGRVRPVRGVLPAVLTAREAGFTRAVVPLGNLDEAGLVDGIEVLGALHLADVVAWLAGEGVLVAPSDALPAQERPAYPDLADVVGQPEAKFALEVAAAGAHHVMMTGPPGIGKTMLASRLPGILPPLGPREALEVSAIHSIAGNLRADCPLITVPPFVAPHQTSSVSALVGGGSGLAKPGAVSLAHRGVLFLDECAEMGPKSLEALRTPLEEGQIRLARRDGVVKYPSRFQLVLAANPCPCSPARDSDCTCTATVRRRYLGRLSGPLLDRVDLWVRMEPPGTGALHQDDEAGESSEVIRARVRAAREAAAERWSAEGWLTNSEVPGVVLRRRFRLSRAALRPLESSLREGRTTARGADRCLRVAWSLADLRGLTMPGEAEVAGALGFRDRDRR; this is encoded by the coding sequence ATGTCAGCGCTGAGCAAGGTGCACTCGGTGGCGATCACCGGGATCGACGGTGCGGTGGTCGAGATCGAAGGCTGCATCGGAGGTGGCCTGCCGGCGGTGCACCTGGTGGGCCTGCCCGACACGGTGCTTCAGGAATCTCGCGACCGGGTGCGTGCGGCGATCGTCAACATCGGGCTGAAGTTCCCTGATACCCGTGTCACACTGGCACTCTCGCCCGCCACGCTGCCGAAGGTGGGATCGGTGTACGATCTGCCGCTCGCGATCGCGATCCTGCGTGCCGCAGAGCGGGTTCCGGAATCACTGCTCATCGGAAGCGTCCTACTCGGGGAGCTGGCACTCGACGGACGGGTGCGTCCGGTGCGGGGTGTGCTGCCCGCGGTTCTCACAGCGAGGGAAGCAGGATTCACCCGCGCTGTAGTGCCGCTCGGCAACCTGGACGAGGCCGGGCTGGTCGACGGGATCGAGGTGCTCGGCGCACTCCATCTCGCGGACGTGGTGGCCTGGCTCGCCGGTGAGGGCGTGCTGGTCGCGCCTTCGGACGCGCTCCCCGCGCAGGAGAGACCGGCATACCCGGACCTCGCGGATGTGGTCGGGCAGCCCGAGGCGAAATTCGCGCTGGAGGTGGCGGCCGCGGGCGCACACCACGTGATGATGACCGGGCCGCCGGGGATCGGAAAGACGATGCTGGCCTCACGGTTGCCGGGAATACTGCCGCCACTGGGTCCGCGAGAGGCGCTGGAGGTCAGTGCGATCCACTCGATCGCCGGGAACCTGCGCGCCGACTGCCCGCTGATCACCGTGCCGCCCTTCGTGGCACCGCACCAGACCTCGTCGGTGAGCGCACTGGTGGGCGGCGGCAGTGGGCTCGCCAAGCCGGGTGCGGTGTCGCTCGCCCATCGCGGTGTGCTGTTCCTCGACGAATGCGCCGAGATGGGCCCGAAATCGTTGGAGGCGCTGCGCACCCCGCTCGAGGAGGGGCAGATCCGACTGGCCCGGCGCGACGGGGTGGTGAAGTACCCGTCGCGATTCCAACTGGTGCTGGCGGCGAATCCCTGCCCCTGCTCGCCCGCGCGGGACAGTGATTGCACCTGTACGGCCACGGTGCGCCGACGCTACCTCGGACGCCTGTCCGGGCCGCTGCTCGACCGCGTCGATCTGTGGGTACGCATGGAGCCGCCCGGCACCGGTGCACTGCACCAGGACGACGAGGCGGGCGAGTCGAGCGAGGTGATCCGGGCCCGGGTGCGTGCGGCGCGTGAGGCGGCCGCCGAACGCTGGTCCGCCGAGGGGTGGCTGACCAACTCCGAAGTCCCCGGGGTGGTGTTGCGGCGCCGCTTCCGGCTCTCCCGTGCCGCGTTGCGACCGCTCGAGAGCTCGCTGCGCGAGGGGCGCACCACCGCACGCGGCGCGGACCGCTGTCTGCGCGTCGCGTGGTCGCTCGCCGATCTGCGGGGCCTGACGATGCCGGGGGAGGCCGAGGTTGCCGGCGCGCTCGGTTTCCGGGATCGGGACCGGCGATGA
- a CDS encoding YraN family protein — MGNNEVGRAGEDLVCEYLTGRGWRVLDRNWRFSGSGLRGELDVIAQSADGVLAVVEVKTRSGTAYGSGFEAVTPRKVAQLRALTARWLAESENAYRRVRIDVASVFTPPGGPVTLEYRVGVA; from the coding sequence ATGGGCAACAACGAGGTGGGTCGCGCCGGCGAAGACCTGGTGTGCGAGTACCTGACCGGCCGGGGATGGCGAGTACTGGACCGGAACTGGCGGTTCTCGGGTAGCGGCCTGCGCGGCGAGCTCGACGTGATCGCCCAGAGCGCGGACGGAGTGCTCGCGGTGGTGGAGGTGAAGACCCGCTCGGGCACCGCATACGGCAGTGGATTCGAGGCGGTCACGCCGCGGAAGGTCGCGCAGTTGCGGGCGCTCACCGCGCGTTGGCTGGCGGAGAGCGAGAACGCCTACCGGCGGGTGCGGATCGACGTGGCGTCGGTGTTCACCCCGCCCGGTGGCCCGGTGACGCTGGAATACCGGGTGGGGGTCGCCTGA
- a CDS encoding ImmA/IrrE family metallo-endopeptidase, with the protein MAVRKLPLDRTTSASLRRVAGELTLLVNSDVTETIRTFATATLLGHYVLMREREAHRGGDRPDFVRTYPPRPPDPHADLFANAFACHFLMPKEALDQAWNAHARSATATADVARTFGVPVPNLIEHTMRIRYRTRTTLRRPLPQPRSSEQ; encoded by the coding sequence ATGGCCGTCCGGAAGCTGCCACTCGATCGCACCACCTCCGCGTCACTACGGCGTGTCGCGGGCGAGCTGACACTCCTGGTCAACAGCGATGTCACCGAGACCATCCGGACCTTCGCCACCGCCACCCTGCTCGGCCACTACGTCTTGATGCGCGAGCGAGAGGCGCACCGGGGCGGTGACCGCCCGGACTTCGTCCGTACGTACCCGCCTCGCCCGCCCGACCCGCACGCCGACCTGTTCGCCAACGCTTTCGCCTGCCATTTCCTCATGCCCAAGGAAGCACTCGACCAAGCCTGGAATGCACACGCCCGGAGCGCCACTGCGACCGCGGACGTCGCCCGGACATTCGGCGTCCCGGTACCGAACCTGATCGAACACACGATGCGGATCAGGTACCGGACCCGCACCACGCTGCGTCGCCCTCTCCCGCAACCCCGGTCGTCCGAGCAGTAG
- a CDS encoding ABC transporter substrate-binding protein: MNKTFSRFVTAVAAVSVVTSTAGCGSGGTAPSNVINYWLWDNNQQPVYQKCADAFEAAHPGRKVAITQYGWSSYFTKLASGFIADTGPDVFTDHVSKLGQHLDLEVLQPLDELAATKGIKDEDYLPQLAALWKGPDGRRYGVPKDWDTVAYFYNKDATAAAGVTDAELQSMTWNPDDGGTLEKVLARLTVDEKGVRGDQPGFDKTRVKSYGLAGTDSGYGGFGQSQWSPYTGSIGWNFTDKNPWGARFNFDDPKVQKTIDWYFGLAKKGFMAPFAVAGNNTSGIGADKQMSAGNAAMALAGSFMISSYFKLVDPQGKPLPIGLAPTPVGPSGKRASMFNGLADVVSKQSKNPELAGEWVAFLGSDACQDIVGDSGAVFPARPNGMTIAKQRQAAAGVDITPFTMHVDDGTTFTIPVTTDAADIVPLMQSAFDPIYLGSASGSSLSTLNRQMNRLLESNS, translated from the coding sequence ATGAACAAGACGTTTTCTCGATTCGTGACAGCGGTCGCCGCGGTATCCGTGGTGACCTCCACTGCAGGGTGCGGTTCCGGTGGCACGGCGCCCTCGAACGTGATCAATTACTGGCTGTGGGATAACAATCAACAACCCGTCTATCAAAAGTGCGCTGACGCTTTCGAAGCGGCGCACCCGGGCCGGAAAGTCGCGATCACCCAGTACGGCTGGAGCAGCTACTTCACGAAGCTCGCATCGGGCTTCATCGCCGACACCGGACCGGACGTCTTCACCGATCACGTGTCCAAGCTCGGACAGCACCTCGACCTCGAGGTGCTCCAGCCCCTGGACGAACTCGCCGCCACCAAGGGGATCAAGGACGAGGACTACCTTCCTCAGCTCGCCGCGCTGTGGAAGGGGCCCGACGGTCGGCGGTACGGCGTGCCCAAGGACTGGGACACCGTCGCGTACTTCTACAACAAGGACGCCACCGCCGCCGCAGGCGTGACCGACGCCGAGCTCCAGAGCATGACCTGGAACCCCGACGACGGAGGCACACTCGAGAAGGTCCTCGCCCGGCTCACCGTCGATGAGAAGGGTGTACGGGGTGACCAGCCCGGCTTCGACAAGACGCGAGTGAAATCGTACGGTCTCGCGGGGACGGATTCGGGCTACGGCGGATTCGGGCAATCGCAGTGGTCGCCGTACACCGGTTCGATCGGGTGGAACTTCACCGACAAGAATCCCTGGGGCGCGAGGTTCAACTTCGATGACCCCAAGGTCCAGAAGACGATCGACTGGTACTTCGGGTTGGCGAAGAAGGGGTTCATGGCCCCCTTCGCGGTGGCCGGTAACAACACGTCCGGGATCGGTGCCGACAAGCAGATGAGCGCGGGCAACGCCGCCATGGCGCTCGCCGGATCCTTCATGATCTCGTCCTACTTCAAGCTCGTCGATCCGCAGGGCAAGCCCCTCCCGATCGGTTTGGCGCCCACGCCCGTCGGGCCGTCCGGGAAACGGGCGTCGATGTTCAACGGACTCGCGGACGTCGTCTCGAAGCAGTCGAAGAATCCGGAGCTTGCGGGGGAGTGGGTGGCGTTCTTGGGAAGTGACGCGTGCCAGGACATCGTCGGGGACTCCGGTGCGGTTTTCCCCGCCCGGCCCAACGGTATGACCATCGCGAAGCAGCGCCAGGCGGCGGCCGGTGTGGACATCACCCCGTTCACGATGCATGTGGACGACGGCACGACATTCACGATTCCGGTGACCACCGATGCCGCCGACATCGTCCCGCTCATGCAGTCTGCGTTCGACCCGATCTATCTGGGATCGGCGTCGGGATCGTCGCTGTCCACGCTGAATCGGCAGATGAACAGGCTGCTCGAGAGCAACAGCTGA